The genomic DNA GCCATGCACTCCGCCGCCGGGCGGCGTCGAGGACGAGCACAGATAGACACCTTTGAGGGGTGTCTTGTACCGCGACCAGCCCGGCGTCGGACCGAACAATGTCTGGGTCAGTGAGGCTCGCCCACCAAGGATGTTCCCGCCGACGTAGTTGGCGTCGTACGACTCGAAGTCGGCCGCCGTCCTGCTTGATCGACCGATGATGGTGTCGGTGAAGCCGGGGGCGAACCGCTCGATCTGTCGCTCGATGACGTCGGTCATGTCGCGCGTCGAGCCGGCCGGCACGTGACAGTAGGCCCACAGTGTGTGGTGGCCGTCCGGTGCGCGGCTCGGGTCCATCAGCGTGGGTTGCACCACGAGGACGTACGGCGCGTCGGGGTGCCTGCCTCGCTCCACGTCGCGCTCACTCCGGGCGATCTCGGTCAGCGTCCCTCCGACATGGACGGTCCCTGCGGCCCGGCATTCCGCAGCCGCCCACGGAACCGGCTCCTTCAGGGCCCAGTCGACCTTGCACACTCCCGGGCCGTAGCGGTAGCGGGCGAGAGCCGTGCGATACCAGGCGGGAAGCCGGTCACCGGCGATGGAGAGAAGCTGGTGGGGAGTCACGTCCAGGATCGTGAGGTCAGCGGAAGGCAGCTGCGCGAGGTCAGTGACTGTCGTATCGCACACGACCTCCCCGCCGAGGGAACGAAGTCGGTCGACCAGCGCCGTCACGAGCACGCCGCTTCCCCCCCGAATGACCGGCCAGTTCGCCGTGTGGGCGGTCGTGATGAGGACGAGGCCGAATGCGGCGGTGAAAGGCGCGTCGAGTCGACGCATCGAGTGCGCCCCCACTCCGGCGAGCAGCGCACGCGCCTCCTCGCCGGCGAAGCGGGACTTCGCGAGACCGGCGATCGAGCGTACGGCGGGCACGGCGAGGCGGCCCATCGTCAAGGGATGTCTCGGTACGCTGCGCAGCGGGCCGAGGATGTCGGGCCAGATCACCTCGGCGTCGCGGGCGAGCGGTCCGAACAACCTCGTCCACGCCGGACCGTCGGTGCCGAGCTCGTCGGCAGTGCGGGCAACGTCGCGCCAAAGCGCGGCCGCGCGGTCACCGCCGAGCGGATGCGCGAACGCAATCTCCGGCTCCGCGAACTGCACGCCGGATCGCTCGACGTCCAACGTCCGGAAGAACGGGGAGACGCGGGCCAACGCGTGAACGGATGCGCACACGTCGTGCCGGAAGCCGTCGAGGGTCAGGTCAGCGGTCCGGCAGCCGCCGCCCGGCGTGGGTGCACTCTCATAGACGCGCACCGTCAACCCGCGTTCGGCAAGCGTAAGCGCGGCCGCCAGTCCGTTGGGGCCGGCGCCGACGACGACCGCGTCGATGTCAGAGTCGACCACCGGACCCCTTTCAGCGAACTCGTCGGCTGACGTAGCTCGGCACTTCCTTGGCAAGGTTCGCGGTTCGTGCGATCCCGTGGTTCGCGCCTCGCAACAGGCGGGTCTGCAAGACGCTTTCGGTCCAGAATGCCCGGCGCGGTGACTTGTTCCAGGTGCGATGCAGCAGCCGTTTGGTCAGGGCGAGCGCATCGGGTGAGCGGTTGATGAGTTGGCCGGCGAGTGCTTCCGCGTCCTTGTGCGGGTCGTCGGACACTCCGGTGACGATGCCGTAATCGAGCGCCTGCCGGCCGTCGAAGACCTCCGCGGTCATGATCAGCCGCTTGACGATGTCCATCGGGACGAGTTCGCGCAAGGTCACCGACGCGGTCATGTCCGGGATCAGCCCCCACTTGCCTTCCATGATCGACAGCCTGCAGTCGGGGGTGGCGAACCGGAAGTCGGCGGCGAGCGCGAGTTGCAAGCCGCCGCCGACGGCGTGCCCGTGCAGTATCGCGATCACCGGGACGGGCAGCTCGCGCCAGACCCAGCAGGCCCGTTGGAAGAGGTTCGTCTTCTGGCCCGGCAGCTTCAGGCCGGCCCGGATGAGCGCTGTGGGGGACTTGCCGACGGACGCGAAGTCGAGGCCCGCGCAGAACGCGTTGCCGGCCCCGGTCAGGATCGCGACCCGGATCGAGCGGTCGGATGCGATGCGGCCCGCGGTCTCCACCAGGCCTTGCAGCATGCGCCGGTCGAGTCCGTTGTACTTCTCGCCGCGGTTGAGGGTCACCCGGGCGAGCCCGTCGCGGACCTGGAGAAGCACACGGTCATTCATGGG from Mycobacteriales bacterium includes the following:
- a CDS encoding NAD(P)/FAD-dependent oxidoreductase: MVDSDIDAVVVGAGPNGLAAALTLAERGLTVRVYESAPTPGGGCRTADLTLDGFRHDVCASVHALARVSPFFRTLDVERSGVQFAEPEIAFAHPLGGDRAAALWRDVARTADELGTDGPAWTRLFGPLARDAEVIWPDILGPLRSVPRHPLTMGRLAVPAVRSIAGLAKSRFAGEEARALLAGVGAHSMRRLDAPFTAAFGLVLITTAHTANWPVIRGGSGVLVTALVDRLRSLGGEVVCDTTVTDLAQLPSADLTILDVTPHQLLSIAGDRLPAWYRTALARYRYGPGVCKVDWALKEPVPWAAAECRAAGTVHVGGTLTEIARSERDVERGRHPDAPYVLVVQPTLMDPSRAPDGHHTLWAYCHVPAGSTRDMTDVIERQIERFAPGFTDTIIGRSSRTAADFESYDANYVGGNILGGRASLTQTLFGPTPGWSRYKTPLKGVYLCSSSTPPGGGVHGMCGYWAAREALATFGPTSKTRGTRREDNHG
- a CDS encoding crotonase/enoyl-CoA hydratase family protein; the encoded protein is MNDRVLLQVRDGLARVTLNRGEKYNGLDRRMLQGLVETAGRIASDRSIRVAILTGAGNAFCAGLDFASVGKSPTALIRAGLKLPGQKTNLFQRACWVWRELPVPVIAILHGHAVGGGLQLALAADFRFATPDCRLSIMEGKWGLIPDMTASVTLRELVPMDIVKRLIMTAEVFDGRQALDYGIVTGVSDDPHKDAEALAGQLINRSPDALALTKRLLHRTWNKSPRRAFWTESVLQTRLLRGANHGIARTANLAKEVPSYVSRRVR